A single region of the Parasphingorhabdus litoris DSM 22379 genome encodes:
- the rsmA gene encoding 16S rRNA (adenine(1518)-N(6)/adenine(1519)-N(6))-dimethyltransferase RsmA, producing the protein MIKKHGLTANKALGQNFLLDTQLLSRIAAVPGELQGSQVFEVGPGPGGLTQALLQAGAKVTAVERDERCLPALADLADHFPGKLKVINEDALKINLPELFEGPFHIASNLPYNVGSALLIKWLSSPTWPPAWQSLTLMFQREVADRIVAEAGSSAYGRLSILAQWRCDAKLAMSVHRSAFTPPPKVMSAIVHLTPKAQPEGVDPEMLAKLTQTAFSQRRKMLRQSLKGLPGGLDALKAAGIDGARRPETVSVDEFVTLARSLSA; encoded by the coding sequence GTGATTAAGAAACACGGCCTAACCGCCAACAAGGCGCTTGGTCAGAATTTCCTGCTCGACACGCAACTATTGTCGCGCATTGCGGCCGTTCCGGGCGAGTTGCAAGGCAGCCAGGTTTTTGAAGTCGGCCCGGGGCCCGGCGGCTTAACCCAGGCTTTGCTACAGGCTGGTGCCAAGGTAACCGCGGTAGAACGAGATGAGCGATGTCTCCCTGCCCTGGCCGATCTTGCGGATCATTTTCCCGGCAAGTTGAAAGTCATCAATGAAGATGCCTTGAAAATCAATCTGCCAGAACTGTTCGAAGGCCCTTTTCACATCGCTTCGAACCTGCCTTATAATGTCGGCTCTGCTCTGCTTATCAAATGGTTATCCAGCCCAACCTGGCCGCCCGCATGGCAATCCCTGACGCTGATGTTTCAGCGGGAAGTTGCAGACCGTATTGTCGCCGAAGCCGGTTCCAGTGCCTATGGGCGGCTGTCCATTTTGGCGCAATGGCGCTGTGATGCGAAGCTGGCCATGTCGGTTCATCGCTCCGCCTTCACACCGCCGCCAAAGGTGATGTCTGCCATCGTTCATCTCACGCCAAAAGCGCAACCCGAAGGCGTCGATCCAGAGATGCTCGCCAAACTCACCCAAACCGCGTTTAGCCAACGCCGCAAAATGCTGCGCCAGAGTCTGAAGGGCCTGCCCGGCGGTCTGGACGCCTTGAAGGCAGCCGGGATTGATGGCGCACGCCGTCCCGAAACGGTCAGCGTGGATGAATTCGTTACGCTGGCGCGCTCCCTGTCGGCTTAG
- the pdxA gene encoding 4-hydroxythreonine-4-phosphate dehydrogenase PdxA, protein MPGVKKPFALSCGDPAGIGPEIICKTWRQRDSFDCSPFFVAGNSGDFDGLYDVPVIKISDPAEAKDAFDKALPILHIYDGEIARPGEPTLDGAQCALHSLEIASGLARSGDAGAVITAPVSKSQLYKVGFRYPGQTEFVSERCGIARENAVMMLGGPSLRVIPMTTHIPLKDVPGQLTHALIIARTKSAAKAMTRNFGIESPRIAIAGLNPHAGENGNLGDEEKLVMQPAIDELLEQGLDVMGPLPADTMFHAEARSHYDIALCPYHDQALIPLKTLHFFDGVNMTLGLPIVRTSPDHGTAFDIAGKNVADPRSMIAAIEMAATAVAHREIYDN, encoded by the coding sequence ATGCCGGGGGTGAAAAAACCCTTTGCCCTGTCTTGCGGTGATCCTGCGGGCATAGGGCCGGAAATTATCTGTAAAACCTGGCGTCAGCGGGACAGTTTTGATTGCAGCCCATTTTTTGTCGCTGGAAATTCCGGTGATTTTGATGGGCTGTATGATGTTCCGGTCATCAAGATTTCTGATCCCGCCGAAGCCAAAGATGCTTTTGATAAAGCGCTACCCATTTTGCATATCTATGACGGCGAAATTGCGCGCCCGGGAGAACCAACACTAGATGGAGCGCAATGCGCTTTACATTCCTTGGAAATTGCCTCTGGCTTAGCCCGCTCCGGAGATGCCGGGGCAGTCATCACAGCACCTGTTTCCAAGTCGCAGCTTTATAAAGTCGGTTTCCGTTATCCGGGACAAACTGAATTTGTTTCCGAAAGGTGCGGAATCGCTCGCGAAAATGCTGTCATGATGCTCGGTGGACCGTCGCTCCGCGTCATTCCTATGACAACACATATCCCACTGAAAGACGTTCCTGGTCAACTGACTCATGCCCTCATCATCGCTCGCACAAAATCAGCGGCAAAGGCGATGACTCGCAATTTTGGTATTGAGAGTCCACGTATCGCTATTGCTGGTCTTAATCCGCATGCCGGGGAGAATGGCAATTTGGGTGACGAAGAAAAACTGGTGATGCAGCCAGCAATTGATGAACTTCTCGAACAGGGTCTGGACGTAATGGGACCTCTACCAGCAGACACGATGTTCCATGCCGAGGCCCGGTCACATTATGATATTGCTCTGTGTCCCTATCATGACCAAGCACTAATCCCCTTGAAGACGTTACACTTTTTTGATGGCGTCAACATGACACTGGGTCTGCCTATCGTTCGCACATCGCCAGATCATGGCACTGCATTTGACATTGCTGGCAAAAATGTCGCGGATCCCCGATCCATGATCGCCGCAATTGAGATGGCAGCGACCGCCGTGGCCCATCGCGAAATTTACGACAATTGA
- a CDS encoding peptidylprolyl isomerase, translated as MNFMRTKIFSISGKFALVASAALMATTPSTSQTVSDNSVPQAGLDIPEQLTIFGENDPNVRRATALVNGDIITGTDVDHRLALIVAANGGRVSDEERERLRLQVLRNLIDETLQIQEAEANEITISNGEIEQTFNQVAQQNFKQDINAFDAFLRTKGSSADTLKRQIKGELAWSRLLRRNIQPFINVGDEEVNSIIERLNASKGSTEYRIGEIYMSAAPEAAEQVAVNMRKILDQIRQGGSFVAYARQFSEASTAATGGDLGWVRPAQLPQSLADAAVQMQVGQVVGPIEVPGGFSILYLIDQRQILTADPRNAVLSLKQLSISFPPGTTEAQATSRAAQFATATQNIKGCGAANEVATSIGAQIVDNDQVRLRDLPGPLQSTIAQLQIGQASQPFGSVADGVRVLILCGRDDPQSAAAPSFDQIMSQLENERVNKRAQIYLRDLRRDAIIEYN; from the coding sequence ATGAATTTTATGCGTACCAAGATATTCAGCATCAGCGGAAAATTTGCGCTGGTTGCATCAGCGGCGTTGATGGCCACGACACCTTCCACAAGCCAGACGGTTTCGGACAATAGTGTACCGCAAGCGGGATTGGACATACCCGAGCAGCTGACAATATTTGGTGAGAATGACCCCAATGTTCGCCGAGCAACAGCACTAGTCAACGGGGACATCATTACTGGTACCGATGTTGACCATCGTCTAGCTCTAATTGTGGCAGCCAATGGTGGCCGTGTATCTGATGAAGAACGGGAACGTCTGCGTCTTCAAGTTTTGCGTAACCTGATTGACGAAACGCTTCAAATTCAGGAAGCCGAAGCCAATGAAATAACTATTTCCAATGGAGAAATTGAGCAGACTTTCAATCAAGTCGCTCAACAGAATTTCAAGCAAGACATAAATGCTTTTGATGCGTTTTTGCGTACCAAAGGTTCTTCTGCCGATACGTTGAAGCGCCAGATCAAAGGCGAATTGGCATGGAGCCGCTTGCTTCGTCGGAACATTCAACCCTTCATCAATGTTGGCGATGAAGAAGTGAATTCCATTATCGAACGGCTAAATGCGTCAAAGGGCAGCACGGAATATCGCATTGGCGAGATTTACATGTCAGCTGCGCCCGAAGCGGCGGAACAGGTTGCCGTCAATATGCGCAAGATATTGGACCAGATCCGTCAAGGCGGTTCGTTTGTTGCCTATGCGCGCCAGTTTTCCGAAGCGTCTACTGCCGCAACGGGTGGTGACCTGGGTTGGGTTCGCCCTGCTCAATTGCCGCAATCGCTTGCTGATGCTGCGGTTCAGATGCAAGTTGGCCAAGTTGTCGGCCCCATTGAGGTTCCGGGCGGTTTTTCCATTCTATATCTGATCGATCAACGCCAGATTTTGACAGCCGATCCACGCAATGCCGTTTTGAGTCTGAAACAACTGTCGATCAGCTTTCCGCCCGGCACCACAGAAGCGCAAGCAACGAGCCGAGCAGCGCAGTTTGCAACGGCAACACAGAATATCAAGGGATGCGGTGCGGCCAATGAAGTCGCTACATCAATCGGTGCGCAAATCGTCGATAATGATCAGGTTCGTTTGCGGGATCTTCCTGGCCCCCTACAGAGTACAATCGCCCAGCTGCAGATCGGACAGGCTAGTCAACCTTTTGGTTCGGTGGCAGATGGCGTACGTGTGTTGATCCTTTGCGGTCGGGATGACCCACAATCGGCAGCGGCGCCTTCCTTCGACCAGATCATGTCACAATTGGAAAATGAGCGTGTAAACAAACGCGCTCAAATCTATCTGCGCGATCTCCGGCGCGATGCCATTATAGAATATAATTAA